One Chlorobaculum limnaeum genomic window carries:
- a CDS encoding phytase, with product MVSAEAETPLEPVAITGKVRYDSDDPAIWVNRADPSKSLVLGTDKHEDGALYVFDLAGRVIEEKCVRGLVRPNNVDVEYGLMLQGKPVDIAAVTERGRRMVRLYRLPDMTPLDNGGIRVFDGEALDEPMGIALYKRSRDGNIYLIVSRKEGPKKGVPLGIPAAR from the coding sequence GAACCGGTTGCCATTACTGGCAAGGTTCGGTACGATTCGGATGATCCGGCCATCTGGGTCAACCGGGCCGACCCCTCGAAAAGCCTCGTTCTCGGCACTGACAAACATGAGGATGGTGCTCTGTACGTGTTCGATCTTGCGGGCAGGGTCATCGAAGAGAAGTGCGTTCGCGGGCTGGTTCGTCCGAACAATGTCGATGTTGAGTATGGCCTCATGTTGCAGGGCAAGCCGGTCGATATTGCCGCCGTTACCGAGCGGGGGCGGCGTATGGTTCGCCTCTACCGTTTGCCCGACATGACGCCGCTCGATAACGGCGGCATCCGGGTTTTCGACGGCGAGGCGCTCGATGAGCCGATGGGCATCGCCCTCTACAAGCGCAGCCGCGACGGGAATATCTACCTGATCGTCAGCAGGAAAGAGGGGCCGAAAAAAGGGGTACCTTTGGGAATACCTGCTGCGCGATGA
- a CDS encoding phytase encodes MATKVRAFGAWRGVKEIEAVAVDDGNATVYYSDERFGIRKYSADPAAVDAGKELAVFGQSGFAADREGIAVTRNAEGGTLVLVSDQSGGALRIYSSTKVDENRYRFITSVPYRATETDGLDLSTEIRTPEFPEGVLVAMSDDRTFQFYSLGEVLKRLGERVDGE; translated from the coding sequence ATGGCGACAAAGGTTCGCGCTTTCGGCGCATGGAGGGGCGTGAAAGAGATCGAGGCGGTCGCAGTCGATGACGGTAACGCTACGGTCTATTACTCCGATGAACGGTTCGGCATCAGGAAATACTCTGCCGATCCCGCCGCCGTCGATGCAGGCAAGGAGCTTGCTGTGTTCGGGCAGTCGGGATTCGCCGCCGACCGTGAAGGCATTGCCGTGACCCGGAATGCCGAAGGCGGCACGCTGGTGCTGGTTTCCGACCAGAGCGGCGGTGCGCTCAGAATCTACAGCTCGACGAAAGTGGACGAAAATCGCTATCGTTTCATCACCTCGGTGCCATATCGTGCAACGGAAACCGACGGCCTCGACCTCTCGACGGAAATCCGGACGCCGGAGTTTCCCGAAGGAGTGCTCGTCGCCATGTCGGACGACCGCACCTTCCAGTTTTACTCGCTCGGCGAAGTGCTGAAGCGGCTCGGGGAAAGAGTTGACGGGGAGTGA
- a CDS encoding tetratricopeptide repeat protein gives MTTEVTVAIIGGVLTIIGAIVTGMFGWLGDKKKQQGITINPDHNTGIIVSGGNLYQGLNPTQLTEYRSIILQHDWEATKENPAFRKLVRAAHGGKDVEQLDAYSRAKFWEDLSNFLDKVVQADADAQKLFQQGSVGAELKALIPKIEAARDNFNYDEVNRLLAEFRDKHNDLQQDLAKVHYLQGQTYELQINYPEAERYYKKAAAIEDENPFYLDAHATILWKMGRYDEAEPLFRRALTIGEKTLGPNHPDVAASRNNLALLLYAQGNYRDAEPLYRRAIDIGEKTLGPNHPDVATWLNNLALLLKAQGNYADAEPLYRRALAIGEKTLGPNHPNVATRLNNLANLLYAQGKYDDAEPLFRRALAILEKSLGPKHPTTITIRNNLNDLLAEKKP, from the coding sequence ATGACAACAGAGGTCACAGTAGCGATTATCGGTGGCGTTTTGACGATCATCGGCGCAATCGTAACCGGCATGTTCGGCTGGCTGGGCGATAAGAAGAAACAGCAAGGCATTACCATCAACCCTGACCACAACACCGGAATTATCGTCTCTGGGGGCAATCTTTATCAAGGCCTGAATCCCACGCAACTGACCGAGTACAGATCGATCATCCTGCAACATGACTGGGAGGCGACCAAAGAGAATCCCGCGTTCAGGAAACTGGTTCGCGCCGCGCATGGTGGCAAGGATGTCGAGCAGCTCGATGCTTACAGCCGGGCGAAATTCTGGGAAGACCTCTCAAACTTCCTCGACAAGGTTGTGCAGGCGGATGCCGACGCGCAAAAACTGTTTCAGCAAGGCTCCGTCGGCGCTGAACTGAAAGCGCTGATTCCAAAAATCGAAGCCGCCAGAGACAACTTCAATTACGACGAGGTCAATCGCCTGCTGGCCGAGTTCCGTGACAAGCACAACGATTTGCAGCAAGACCTTGCAAAGGTGCATTATCTGCAAGGCCAGACCTACGAACTCCAAATCAACTACCCCGAAGCCGAACGCTACTACAAAAAAGCCGCCGCCATCGAAGATGAGAACCCGTTCTATCTCGATGCCCATGCAACGATACTCTGGAAAATGGGCCGATACGACGAAGCCGAACCGCTCTTCCGACGCGCTCTCACTATCGGTGAAAAGACTCTTGGCCCCAATCATCCCGATGTTGCTGCCAGCCGGAACAATCTGGCGTTGTTACTCTATGCTCAGGGCAACTACCGCGACGCCGAACCGCTCTACCGACGCGCCATCGATATCGGCGAAAAGACGCTCGGCCCCAATCATCCCGACGTTGCCACATGGCTAAACAATCTGGCGCTTTTACTCAAAGCTCAGGGCAACTACGCCGACGCTGAACCGCTTTACCGACGCGCTCTCGCTATCGGCGAAAAAACCCTCGGCCCCAATCATCCCAACGTTGCCACGCGCCTGAACAATCTGGCGAATCTGCTCTACGCACAGGGCAAGTATGACGACGCTGAACCGCTCTTCCGACGCGCTCTCGCGATTCTGGAAAAGTCTCTCGGCCCAAAGCATCCAACGACAATAACAATCAGAAACAACCTGAACGATTTGCTGGCGGAGAAAAAGCCGTGA
- the proB gene encoding glutamate 5-kinase, whose amino-acid sequence MSQQHPVYRRIVVKVGTNVITGRDGKLDPAILDSLTAQIASLMQGGVEVILVTSGAVGAGRGIVSLTGNLTPVETRQVLAATGQIRLINAYNDRFEKHGMTGAQLLVTKGDFRDRQHYLNMRTCFEALLAQKIVPIVNENDAVAVTELMFTDNDELSGLIASMLQVDAHIILSNVDGLFDTLTEGNPVIEEIDPGSKNFSQYIRPGKSEFGRGGMLTKCTIAHKLSRLGITVHIANGTTPGILQTIAHGGRTGTKFIAQKPKQSRKRWIALSEGLEKGAVIINQGAKDALTSDERATSLLPVGITGVEGSFKRGDVIRICSEDGTVIGYGMASCTAEKARATAGQKGHKPVIHYDHLYIVP is encoded by the coding sequence ATGAGTCAACAACATCCGGTTTACCGGCGCATCGTCGTCAAGGTCGGCACCAACGTCATCACGGGCCGCGACGGCAAGCTCGATCCGGCGATTCTCGACAGCCTGACCGCGCAGATCGCCTCGCTCATGCAGGGCGGCGTCGAAGTCATTCTCGTCACTTCCGGCGCGGTCGGTGCAGGGCGCGGCATCGTGTCGCTCACCGGCAACCTGACGCCGGTCGAGACACGCCAAGTGCTCGCCGCCACCGGGCAGATCCGGCTCATCAACGCCTACAACGACCGCTTCGAAAAGCATGGCATGACCGGCGCGCAGCTACTCGTCACCAAAGGAGACTTCCGCGACCGGCAGCACTACCTCAACATGCGCACCTGTTTCGAGGCGCTGCTCGCGCAGAAGATCGTGCCCATCGTCAACGAGAACGACGCCGTGGCGGTGACGGAGCTGATGTTCACCGACAACGACGAGCTCTCCGGCCTCATCGCCTCGATGTTGCAGGTTGACGCGCACATCATTCTCTCGAACGTCGATGGCCTGTTCGACACGCTGACTGAGGGCAACCCGGTGATCGAGGAGATCGACCCCGGCTCGAAGAACTTCAGCCAGTACATCCGCCCCGGCAAATCGGAGTTCGGACGCGGCGGAATGCTCACCAAGTGCACCATCGCGCACAAACTCTCTCGCCTCGGCATTACCGTGCACATCGCCAACGGCACCACCCCCGGCATTTTGCAGACCATCGCGCACGGCGGCAGAACCGGCACGAAGTTTATCGCCCAGAAGCCGAAGCAGAGCCGAAAGCGCTGGATCGCGCTCAGCGAAGGACTCGAAAAAGGCGCCGTCATCATCAACCAGGGCGCAAAGGACGCCCTCACCTCCGACGAGCGAGCCACGAGCCTCTTGCCCGTCGGCATCACCGGCGTCGAAGGCTCGTTCAAGCGCGGCGACGTCATCCGCATCTGCTCGGAAGACGGCACCGTCATTGGCTACGGCATGGCCTCCTGCACCGCCGAAAAAGCCCGCGCGACGGCAGGTCAGAAAGGCCACAAGCCGGTCATTCACTACGATCATCTGTATATCGTGCCGTAG
- a CDS encoding DMT family transporter produces the protein MPWLYLILAIVTEVSGTTSMKLSAGFSKPLPSVLIFVFYGLSLTFLTLALRTLPVGMSYAIWSALGTALITAIGVLWFGEGINALKVISLILIIAGIAGLHFSQEHMK, from the coding sequence ATGCCCTGGCTCTACCTGATCCTCGCCATCGTCACCGAAGTCTCCGGCACCACCAGCATGAAGCTCTCGGCGGGCTTTTCGAAACCGCTGCCATCGGTTTTGATTTTCGTTTTTTACGGTCTGAGTCTTACCTTCCTCACGCTGGCGCTCAGGACGCTGCCGGTCGGCATGTCCTACGCCATCTGGTCGGCGCTCGGCACGGCGCTCATCACGGCAATCGGCGTGCTCTGGTTCGGCGAAGGGATAAACGCGCTCAAGGTGATCTCCCTGATCCTGATCATCGCGGGCATTGCAGGGTTGCATTTCAGTCAGGAACACATGAAGTAA
- a CDS encoding Fur family transcriptional regulator, producing MKEERLRCTQERLSVLREIYRSNTHLDADELFVRLREKGVAISRATVYHTLDLLFRYNLVTKIDLGHKHTHYEKSWGVANHLHIICLKCGQVSEATSSELPGMMETLCAENGYSLGSFSMQLFGECLDREACAQRVKNKRQEKA from the coding sequence ATGAAAGAGGAGCGGCTCCGCTGCACCCAGGAGCGCCTGAGCGTGCTCAGGGAAATTTACCGTTCCAACACCCATCTCGACGCCGACGAGCTGTTCGTGCGGCTGCGTGAAAAGGGGGTCGCCATTTCACGCGCCACCGTGTACCATACCCTCGACCTGCTCTTCAGGTACAACCTTGTCACCAAGATCGACCTCGGCCACAAGCACACCCACTACGAAAAGTCGTGGGGCGTGGCCAACCACCTGCACATCATCTGCCTGAAATGCGGCCAGGTTTCGGAAGCCACGAGCAGCGAGCTGCCTGGCATGATGGAAACGCTCTGCGCCGAAAACGGCTACTCGCTCGGCAGTTTCAGCATGCAGCTCTTCGGCGAATGCCTCGACAGGGAGGCCTGTGCCCAGCGGGTCAAAAACAAGCGTCAAGAGAAAGCCTGA
- the def gene encoding peptide deformylase codes for MILPINTYSDPVLALKAKPLKGVDPAIEELIAEMFDTMYKAPGIGLAAPQVGHSLRLVVVDISTIREYADFKPMVVINPRLVAVRGRNSMEEGCLSVPGVAGDVVRPAAITLRYRDEKFEEHTEDFSGMMARVLQHEIDHLDGTLFVDRMDKRDRRKIQKELDAIAEGRVKADYPLARDASRVEAEA; via the coding sequence ATGATATTACCGATCAATACGTATAGCGATCCGGTGCTCGCTTTGAAGGCCAAGCCTTTGAAAGGAGTCGATCCGGCAATCGAGGAGCTGATCGCCGAGATGTTCGACACCATGTACAAAGCACCGGGCATTGGCCTTGCCGCGCCGCAGGTGGGCCATTCGTTGCGCCTGGTCGTGGTGGATATTTCCACGATCAGGGAGTATGCCGATTTCAAGCCGATGGTGGTGATCAATCCGCGCCTCGTTGCCGTTCGTGGCCGCAACTCGATGGAAGAGGGGTGCCTCAGCGTGCCCGGCGTCGCCGGTGACGTCGTTCGTCCCGCAGCCATCACGCTGCGTTACCGTGACGAAAAGTTCGAGGAGCATACCGAAGATTTCAGCGGCATGATGGCCCGCGTGCTTCAGCACGAGATCGACCATCTCGACGGCACGCTTTTCGTTGACCGCATGGATAAGCGTGATCGCCGCAAAATCCAGAAGGAGCTTGACGCCATTGCCGAAGGACGGGTGAAGGCCGACTATCCTCTGGCCCGTGACGCCAGCCGCGTCGAAGCGGAGGCCTGA
- the fmt gene encoding methionyl-tRNA formyltransferase encodes MRVVFMGTPDFAVPSLRRIAAMTPRFETVLVVTGCDKPRRSKSSPPEPTPVKQVALELGLPVLEADDVRSHDFAAKIADALPDIIVVAAFRILPPEVFELPPLGAFNLHGSLLPAYRGAAPVNWSIIEGDAETGVTTFFLQRSVDTGNIITMDRTPIGPDENASELLVRLSVIGAGTVERTLAMIADGAVRPEKQDESLASRAPKLTRENTRIDWRQPVQRLHDFIRGLALKPTAWTTFGGKSLKIYKARPFVSEMSPDEPGTLRIAEGRLLAAGSDGWLELLSVQAEGKKAMDGESFARGLRAGDETLRFL; translated from the coding sequence TTGAGAGTTGTCTTCATGGGCACGCCCGATTTCGCCGTTCCGTCGCTCCGTCGAATCGCCGCCATGACGCCGCGCTTCGAAACGGTGCTGGTCGTCACCGGCTGCGACAAGCCGCGCCGCAGCAAGAGCTCGCCGCCCGAGCCGACGCCGGTCAAACAGGTGGCGCTCGAACTCGGCCTGCCCGTTCTGGAGGCCGACGATGTCCGCAGCCACGACTTTGCCGCGAAGATCGCCGACGCCCTGCCTGACATCATCGTTGTTGCCGCGTTCCGCATCCTGCCGCCCGAGGTGTTCGAGCTGCCGCCGCTTGGCGCGTTCAACCTGCACGGCTCGTTGCTTCCGGCCTATCGCGGCGCGGCGCCGGTCAACTGGTCGATCATCGAGGGCGACGCCGAGACCGGCGTGACCACCTTTTTCCTTCAGCGCTCGGTCGATACCGGCAACATCATCACGATGGATCGCACGCCGATCGGGCCGGACGAGAACGCCTCGGAGCTGCTCGTCCGCCTCTCGGTGATCGGTGCGGGCACCGTGGAGCGCACGCTCGCGATGATCGCAGACGGCGCGGTGAGGCCTGAAAAACAGGATGAATCACTCGCCAGCAGAGCGCCGAAGCTGACCCGCGAGAACACCCGCATCGACTGGCGCCAGCCCGTCCAGCGCCTGCACGACTTCATCCGCGGCCTCGCCCTGAAGCCGACCGCCTGGACGACCTTCGGCGGCAAGAGCCTGAAAATCTACAAGGCCAGGCCCTTCGTCAGCGAGATGTCGCCCGACGAGCCGGGCACGCTCCGCATCGCGGAGGGGCGGTTGCTTGCTGCCGGTTCAGACGGCTGGCTCGAACTGCTCAGCGTGCAGGCCGAGGGCAAAAAAGCGATGGATGGCGAATCGTTCGCTCGCGGACTCCGCGCCGGTGATGAGACGCTTCGCTTTTTATGA
- the lepA gene encoding translation elongation factor 4, protein MPPTGTEVGMIRNFCIIAHIDHGKSTLADRLLEVTHTLERNQMSTAQVLDDMDLERERGITIKSHAVQMRYQAKDGQDFILNLIDTPGHVDFSYEVSRSLAACEGALLVVDATQGVEAQTIANLYLAIEAGLEIIPVINKIDLPSSNVEGVAQQIIDLIGVKREEILQVSAKAGIGVDDLMEAIVARVPAPADNRQLPLRALIFDSVFDAYRGAIAYVRIVDGVLKKGDRVRFFANDKIFIADEIGTMSLKRNPADTLEAGNVGYLICSIKDVKDAKVGDTVTLLDNPASERLAGYKDVKPMVFSGLYPVESNEFENLRESLEKLSLNDASLVYTPETSAALGFGFRCGFLGLLHMEIIQERLEREYNVNIITTVPNVEYRVIMTSGETVEVDNPSKMPDTTKINWVEEPYVSMQIITMSDYIGNIMKLGMERRGEYKNTDYLDTSRVNIHFEFPLGEVVFDFHDKLKSISKGYASMDYEYIGYRRSDLVKLDVLLNGETVDALSSIVHRSKAYDWGRKLCQKLKGIIPRQMYEVAIQAAIGSRVIARESISAMRKNVLAKCYGGDISRKRKLLEKQKEGKKRMKQVGRVEVPQEAFLAVLNIDE, encoded by the coding sequence ATGCCTCCGACAGGAACAGAAGTCGGCATGATCAGAAATTTCTGCATTATCGCCCATATCGACCACGGCAAATCGACTCTTGCCGACCGGCTTCTCGAAGTTACCCATACCCTCGAACGTAACCAGATGTCCACCGCGCAGGTGCTCGACGACATGGATCTCGAACGCGAGCGCGGCATCACCATCAAGAGCCACGCGGTGCAGATGCGCTACCAGGCGAAGGATGGACAGGACTTTATCCTCAATCTCATCGACACGCCCGGCCACGTTGACTTCAGCTACGAGGTCTCGCGGTCGCTGGCCGCGTGCGAAGGCGCGCTGCTCGTTGTCGATGCCACCCAGGGCGTCGAGGCGCAGACCATCGCCAACCTCTACCTCGCCATCGAGGCCGGTCTCGAAATCATTCCGGTCATCAACAAGATCGACCTGCCATCATCGAATGTCGAGGGTGTGGCACAGCAGATCATCGACCTCATCGGTGTCAAGCGCGAGGAGATTCTCCAGGTGTCGGCCAAGGCTGGCATCGGCGTGGATGACCTCATGGAGGCGATCGTGGCTCGCGTGCCCGCTCCGGCGGACAATCGCCAGCTGCCGCTCCGCGCGCTCATCTTCGACTCGGTCTTCGACGCCTATCGCGGCGCTATCGCCTACGTCAGGATCGTCGATGGCGTGCTCAAAAAAGGCGACCGGGTGCGCTTTTTCGCCAACGACAAGATTTTCATCGCCGACGAAATTGGCACCATGAGCCTGAAGCGCAATCCCGCGGACACGCTCGAAGCGGGCAACGTGGGTTACCTGATCTGCTCGATCAAGGATGTGAAGGACGCCAAGGTGGGCGACACGGTCACGCTGCTCGACAATCCCGCCTCGGAGCGCCTTGCCGGCTACAAGGATGTGAAGCCGATGGTCTTCAGCGGCCTCTACCCGGTCGAGTCGAACGAGTTCGAGAACCTGCGCGAATCGCTCGAAAAGCTCTCGCTCAACGACGCCTCGCTGGTCTACACGCCGGAAACCTCTGCGGCGCTTGGCTTTGGCTTCCGTTGCGGCTTCCTCGGCCTGCTCCACATGGAGATCATCCAGGAGCGGCTGGAGCGCGAGTACAACGTCAACATCATCACCACGGTGCCGAACGTCGAGTACCGCGTGATCATGACCAGCGGCGAGACGGTCGAGGTGGACAACCCCTCGAAGATGCCCGACACGACCAAAATCAACTGGGTCGAGGAGCCATACGTTTCGATGCAGATCATCACCATGTCGGACTACATCGGCAACATCATGAAGCTTGGCATGGAGCGGCGCGGCGAGTACAAGAACACCGACTACCTCGACACGTCGAGGGTGAACATCCATTTCGAGTTCCCGCTCGGCGAGGTGGTGTTCGACTTCCACGACAAGCTCAAGTCGATCTCCAAGGGGTACGCCTCGATGGACTACGAGTATATCGGCTACCGCCGTTCCGATCTTGTGAAGCTCGACGTGCTGCTCAACGGCGAGACGGTCGATGCGCTTTCGTCCATCGTGCACCGTTCGAAAGCGTACGACTGGGGCCGCAAGCTCTGCCAGAAGCTCAAGGGTATCATTCCTCGCCAGATGTACGAAGTGGCGATCCAGGCGGCCATCGGCAGCCGGGTGATCGCTCGCGAGTCCATATCAGCCATGCGCAAGAACGTGCTCGCCAAGTGCTACGGCGGCGACATCAGCCGCAAGCGCAAGCTGCTCGAAAAGCAGAAAGAGGGCAAGAAGCGCATGAAGCAGGTTGGCCGCGTCGAGGTGCCGCAGGAGGCGTTCCTCGCCGTTCTGAACATCGACGAATAA
- the lepB gene encoding signal peptidase I → MKKQNTAHKGKNDKTQSREWFEALVIAALVATILRMFVIESYRIPTGSMEKTLLAGDFLFVNKFVYGARVPFTDLNLPKVRDVGRGDIIVFKFPRDRSLNYIKRCIALPGDRLEIRNQQVFINGKLVPLPPHAQFIGTKMPPGVPEFQIFPAMSDYNKDNYGPIHIPRKGDVISLTSKTLPLYRDLIAYEGHTVSLVGDQVFIDGGAADRYTVDRNYYFAMGDNRDNSLDSRYWGFLPESDMVGQAMMVYWSWDPDLPLVFDPVEKIASIRWNRIGLVVH, encoded by the coding sequence GTGAAAAAACAGAACACGGCCCACAAAGGAAAAAACGACAAGACGCAGTCGCGTGAATGGTTCGAGGCGCTCGTCATCGCAGCTCTCGTGGCGACAATACTCAGAATGTTCGTCATTGAATCGTACAGAATCCCGACGGGTTCGATGGAAAAAACCCTGCTCGCCGGCGATTTCCTTTTTGTCAACAAGTTCGTTTACGGGGCCAGGGTGCCCTTCACCGATCTCAATCTTCCCAAAGTTCGTGACGTCGGACGCGGCGACATTATCGTCTTCAAGTTTCCCCGCGACCGGAGCCTGAACTACATCAAGCGCTGCATTGCACTGCCGGGAGACAGGCTCGAAATTCGCAACCAGCAGGTCTTCATCAACGGCAAACTCGTTCCACTGCCGCCCCACGCGCAGTTCATCGGCACGAAAATGCCGCCCGGCGTGCCTGAATTCCAGATATTTCCGGCCATGTCCGATTACAACAAGGATAATTACGGCCCGATTCACATTCCGCGTAAAGGCGACGTGATCTCACTCACATCGAAGACGCTTCCGCTCTATCGCGACCTGATCGCCTACGAGGGGCACACGGTCAGTCTCGTTGGCGACCAGGTGTTCATCGATGGCGGCGCGGCGGACCGTTACACGGTTGATCGCAACTACTATTTCGCGATGGGCGACAACCGCGACAATAGCCTCGACAGCCGGTACTGGGGTTTTCTGCCGGAAAGCGACATGGTGGGCCAGGCCATGATGGTCTACTGGTCATGGGATCCCGACCTGCCGCTGGTGTTCGATCCGGTTGAAAAGATCGCCTCGATTCGCTGGAATCGCATCGGGCTGGTAGTTCACTGA
- the trpE gene encoding anthranilate synthase component I: MIRSFSEQAADSPEEPSFNLTPLVRTFQADTETPVSVYLKLQRPYSCLLESVEGEERMARYSYIAVDPVAVLKGMVGGEISLDVRDKRYAALSAIVEQESDLRAVVDRCMAMFTSEELPRRKSGSQQMSTSGVFGYFGYDTLHLIEKIPAPEKPDPAQMPDLCLLFCDTLVIFDNVMRKLFLVANYLDTADRARAESKIDELAALLQEPLVPALVPFQPEQPEPVVSNTTRDEYYAKVLKAKEYILSGDIFQVQISQRLKRTLHTRPFDVYRVLRTINPSPYLYFFDFEDFHVVGSSPELLVKVERDHTGRRIVDTRPIAGTRRRGETFEEDERNARELISDEKERAEHLMLIDLSRNDIGRIAKIGTVETNEMMVIEKYSHVMHIVSNVRGELQEGLTAMDAFWSCFPAGTLTGAPKVRAMEIIYELETEKRGLYGGAVGYLDFRGQLNTAIAIRTMVIRDGVIYFQAAGGIVADSTPEFEYEETMNKMRAGLTALESIEKSL; the protein is encoded by the coding sequence ATGATCAGATCTTTTTCGGAACAGGCGGCAGACTCTCCCGAGGAGCCGTCTTTTAACCTGACCCCACTGGTCAGAACCTTCCAGGCCGACACGGAAACCCCGGTATCGGTATACCTCAAACTCCAGCGCCCCTACTCCTGCCTGCTCGAATCGGTCGAGGGGGAGGAGCGCATGGCGCGTTACTCCTATATCGCCGTAGATCCGGTGGCCGTGCTCAAGGGAATGGTGGGCGGCGAAATTTCTCTCGACGTGCGCGACAAGCGCTACGCGGCGTTGTCCGCCATTGTCGAACAGGAGAGCGACCTTCGCGCCGTCGTCGATCGCTGCATGGCGATGTTCACCTCTGAAGAGCTCCCGCGCCGCAAGAGCGGTTCGCAGCAGATGAGCACCTCCGGCGTGTTCGGCTACTTCGGTTACGATACCCTGCATCTCATCGAAAAGATTCCCGCGCCCGAAAAGCCCGACCCGGCGCAAATGCCCGACCTCTGCCTGCTCTTCTGCGATACGTTGGTCATCTTCGACAACGTGATGCGCAAGCTTTTTCTGGTGGCCAACTATCTCGACACCGCCGATCGCGCTCGCGCTGAAAGCAAGATCGACGAGCTGGCGGCGCTCTTGCAGGAGCCGCTCGTGCCCGCCCTCGTGCCGTTTCAGCCGGAGCAGCCGGAGCCGGTCGTTTCCAACACCACACGCGACGAGTACTACGCCAAGGTGCTCAAGGCCAAGGAGTACATTCTCAGCGGCGACATCTTTCAGGTGCAGATTTCGCAGCGTCTGAAACGCACGCTGCACACCCGGCCGTTCGACGTCTACCGCGTGCTGCGCACGATAAATCCTTCGCCCTATCTCTACTTTTTCGACTTCGAGGATTTCCACGTTGTCGGCTCCTCGCCCGAACTGCTGGTCAAAGTCGAGCGCGACCACACCGGACGCCGCATCGTCGATACCCGCCCGATCGCCGGCACGCGGCGGCGCGGCGAGACGTTCGAGGAGGACGAGCGCAACGCCCGGGAGCTGATCTCCGACGAGAAGGAGCGGGCCGAGCACCTGATGCTCATCGACCTGAGCCGCAACGACATCGGGCGCATCGCCAAAATCGGCACGGTCGAGACCAACGAGATGATGGTGATCGAAAAGTACTCGCACGTCATGCACATCGTCAGCAACGTGCGCGGCGAGCTGCAGGAGGGGCTGACAGCGATGGACGCCTTCTGGTCGTGCTTCCCGGCGGGCACGCTCACCGGCGCGCCGAAGGTTCGGGCGATGGAGATTATCTACGAGCTGGAGACGGAGAAGCGCGGTCTGTACGGCGGCGCGGTGGGCTACCTCGATTTCCGTGGCCAGCTCAACACGGCCATCGCCATCCGCACGATGGTGATTCGTGACGGCGTGATCTATTTCCAGGCAGCGGGTGGCATCGTGGCCGACTCGACGCCCGAATTCGAATATGAAGAAACCATGAACAAAATGAGGGCCGGACTGACGGCTCTCGAAAGTATTGAGAAATCTCTCTGA